A genomic segment from Spinacia oleracea cultivar Varoflay chromosome 3, BTI_SOV_V1, whole genome shotgun sequence encodes:
- the LOC110804305 gene encoding mitogen-activated protein kinase 3 codes for MMRLNKKKNSSFRVEGSLFEIDAKYEPIDYIGKGSYGIVCSCINKDNNQKVAIKKTIDVFSSQEDALRNLRELIILRNIRHHNVVQLKDVMITSSKSTFKEVYAVYEFMDSDLHRIIQSPQPLSPYHCQYFMFQLLEGLKYLHSTNIIHRDLKPANLLINANCDMKICDFGLARTTRGDHSGEFMTEYVVTRWYRAPELLVCSNSYDKSIDVWSVGCIFAEILLRRPLFPGQNPLDQLKRVIDFLGTPTESDLDFINNSKAIKFIKGLPYAKGVCWKAMFPGVDSLALDLLQRMLVFNPRKRITIAEALQHPYMSDLYEPEECPRSQTTLDVDIDAYVGETKLRDMFWREMSFYN; via the exons ATGATGAGATTAAACAAGAAGAAGAATAGTAGTTTCAGAGTAGAAGGTAGCTTATTCGAAATTGATGCTAAGTACGAACCAATTGATTATATTGgtaaaggaagttacggcattGTTTGTTCTTGTATCAACAAGGATAATAACCAGAAGGTCGCTATAAAGAAGACAATTGATGTATTTTCGAGTCAAGAAGATGCATTGAGGAATTTAAGGGAACTTATTATATTAAGGAATATTCGTCATCATAATGTTGTTCAATTGAAAGATGTTATGATTACTTCTTCTAAGTCTACTTTTAAGGAAGTTTATGCTGTTTATGAATTTATGGATTCTGATCTTCACCGAATTATTCAGTCTCCTCAACCTCTTTCTCCTTATCACTGCCAGTATTTTATGTTTCAG TTGTTGGAAGGGCTCAAGTATCTCCATTCAACGAACATAATTCACCGTGATCTAAAACCAGCAAACCTTCTCATTAACGCAAACTGCGACATGAAAATATGTGATTTCGGTCTAGCAAGAACAACTCGAGGCGATCATAGTGGTGAATTTATGACAGAGTATGTAGTAACACGTTGGTACCGAGCACCAGAACTACTCGTATGCAGCAACAGTTATGACAAATCCATTGATGTTTGGTCAGTTGGTTGTATCTTTGCTGAAATACTATTACGCAGACCCTTATTTCCAGGTCAAAATCCCCTCGATCAACTCAAACGTGTCATTGACTTTCTTGGAACCCCTACTGAATCTGATCTTGATTTCATTAACAACTCAAAAGCAATCAAGTTCATCAAAGGACTTCCTTATGCAAAAGGGGTTTGTTGGAAGGCTATGTTTCCTGGTGTTGATTCTTTAGCCTTGGATCTGTTACAAAGAATGCTTGTTTTTAATCCGAGGAAGAGGATTACTATTGCTGAAGCACTTCAACATCCATATATGTCTGATTTGTATGAGCCTGAAGAATGTCCAAGATCTCAGACGACGCTTGATGTTGATATTGATGCTTACGTTGGGGAGACAAAGCTTAGAGATATGTTTTGGAGAGAGATGtcattttataattaa